One Pseudobutyrivibrio xylanivorans genomic window, TCCCCACAGTTCTGATTTATTGCGGTACAGGAATCTCAACCTGTTATCCATCGACTACGTCTTTCGACCTCGCCTTAGGCCCCGACTTACCCAGAGCAGATCAGCTTTACTCTGGAAACCTTAGATATTCGGCCTGAAGGATTCTCACCTTCATCTCGCTACTCATTCCGGCATTCTCTCTTCTTGTTCCTCCACTGCTCCTTACGGTACAGCTTCGTCGGTTGCAAGAATGCTCCTCTACCACTCAGTATATACTGAATCCTAAGCTTCGGTGTTGTGTTTTAGCCCCGGACATTTTCGGCGCAGGACCTCTCGACTAGTGAGCTGTTACGCACTCTTTGAATGTGTGGCTGCTTCTGAGCCAACATCCTAGTTGTCTATGAAATCCCACATCCTTTACCACTTAACACACACTTTGGGACCTTAGCTGTAGGTCTGGGCTGTTTCCCTTTTGACTATCCAACTTATCTCGTATAGTCTGACTCCCGTACATCGGCTATCTGGCATTCGGAGTTTGATATCTCTTGGTAAGCTTTGACGCCCCCTTAAGAATTCAGTGCTCTACCTCCAGTAGTCTAATACGAGGCTAGCCCTAAAGCTATTTCGAGGAGAACCAGCTATCTCCGGGTTCGATTGGAATTTCTCCGCTATCCACACCTCATGCCCACCCTTTTCAACGGATGTGGCTTCGGCCCTCCATTTCCTTTTACGGAAACTTCAGCCTGGACATGGATAGGTCACCCGGTTTCGGGTCTACAATCACTGACTACTCGCCCTATTCAGACTTGGTATCCCTTCGGCTCCACACCTTTAGTGCTTAACCTTGCCAGTAATCGTAACTCGCCGGACCGTTCTACAAAAAGTACGCCGTTCCTCATATATAGAGGTTCGACAGCTTGTAAACACAGGGTTTCAGGTTCTCTTTCACTCCCCTCCCGGGGTTCTTTTCACCTTTCCTTCACAGTACTATGCGCTATCGGTCACTAAGAAGTATTTAGGGTTACGGGGTGGTCCCCGCGCTTTCAGACAAGGTTTCTCGTGTCTCGTCCTACTCTGGATACCGCCATGTCGCTTTCTCTTTCGCTTACGAGGCTTTCACTCTCTTTGGCTGGCTTTCCCAAAACCATTCTGCTAGAAATCACGAATCAATTATGCGGTCCGAACCCCGAAATGCACGCATCTCGGTTTGCCCTCTTTCCATTTCGCTCGCCGCTACTTTGGAAATCGATTTTTCTTTCTCTTCCTCCGGCTACTTAGATGTTTCAGTTCACCGGGTTCCCGGCCTAACGTTATGTGTTGGCGTTAGGTCAACTGGAGTCTGTCCAGTTAGGTTTCCCCATTCAGATATCTCTGGATCATTGCTTATTTGCAGCTCCCCAAAGCTTTTCGCAGCTTATCACGTCTTTCATCGGCTCTTAGTGCCAAGGCATCCACCCTGCGCTCTTGATTGTTTAATCTCGAATGTATAGCGTTACATTAAAATTTGTTCAATAAGAACTTGTTTGGTTTGTTAATTCTCGGATGTCTTGATATTTAAGATTTTTCTTAAAATCATTTATCTCTACTGTATGAAGTTTTCAAGTTGCTATCGGTTATCAATTGATAACCAATGGGCTTAAGTGGACTCGAACCACCGACCTCACGCTTATCAGGCGTGCGCTCTAACCAGCTGAGCTATAAGCCCATAACCCGGCAGCCACCTGCTTTCCCATGCCGTCTCCAGCATAGTATCATCGGCCGATTAGGTCTTAACCATCGTGTTCGGGATGTGTACGGGTGTTTCCCCTAACCGCATCGCCACCGGAAATCTTTAAGTTGTTTTTATTTTTGATTGACAACTCAACAGTGAAACAATCCTCTACTTTTTCCTTAGAAAGGAGGTGATCCAGCCGCACCTTCCGATACGGCTACCTTGTTACGACTTCACCCCAGTTATCGAGCCTGCCTTCGGCTGCTCCCTCCTTACGGTTGGGTCACAGACTTCGGGCATTCCCAACTCCCATGGTGTGACGGGCGGTGTGTACAAGACCCGGGAACGTATTCACCGCGACATTCTGATTCGCGATTACTAGCGATTCCAGCTTCATGTAGTCGAGTTGCAGACTACAATCCGAACTGAGACGTTATTTTTGAGATTTGCTCATACTCACGTAATTGCTTCCCTTTGTTTACGCCATTGTAGCACGTGTGTAGCCCAAATCATAAGGGGCATGATGATTTGACGTCATCCCCACCTTCCTCCCGGTTCACCCGGGCAGTCTCTCTAGAGTGCCCATCAAATGCTGGCTACTAAAGATAAGGGTTGCGCTCGTTGCGGGACTTAACCCAACATCTCACGACACGAGCTGACGACAACCATGCACCACCTGTCACTGTCCCGAAGGAAGAGTACATTACATACTTTGTCAAGGGATGTCAAGATTTGGTAAGGTTCTTCGCGTTGCTTCGAATTAAACCACATGCTCCACCGCTTGTGCGGGTCCCCGTCAATTCCTTTGAGTTTCATTCTTGCGAACGTACTCCCCAGGTGGAATACTTATTGCGTTTGCTGCGGCACCGACTCCCTATGGAAGCCAACACCTAGTATTCATCGTTTACGGCGTGGACTACCAGGGTATCTAATCCTGTTTGCTCCCCACGCTTTCGAGCCTCAGCGTCAGTAATCGTCCAGTAAGCCGCCTTCGCCACTGGTGTTCCTCCTAATATCTACGCATTTCACCGCTACACTAGGAATTCCACTTACCCCTCCGACACTCTAGTTCTACAGTTTCCAATGCAATACCGGAGTTGAGCCCCGGGCTTTCACATCAGACTTGTAAAACCGCCTACGCTCCCTTTACACCCAGTAAATCCGGATAACGCTTGCACCATACGTATTACCGCGGCTGCTGGCACGTATTTAGCCGGTGCTTCTTAGTCAGGTACCGTCATTATCTTCCCTGCTGATAGAGCTTTACATACCGAAATACTTCTTCGCTCACGCGGCGTCGCTGCATCAGGCTTGCGCCCATTGTGCAATATTCCCCACTGCTGCCTCCCGTAGGAGTTTGGGCCGTGTCTCAGTCCCAATGTGGCCGGTCACCCTCTCAGGTCGGCTACTGATCGTCGCCTTGGTGAGCCGTTACCTCACCAACTAGCTAATCAGACGCGGGTCCATCTTGTACCGAAAAAACTTTTCACACTGTACCATGCGGTACCGTGCGCTTATGCGGTATTAGCAGTCGTTTCCAACTGTTGTCCCCCTGTACAAGGTAGGTTACCCACGCGTTACTCACCCGTCCGCCACTCAGTCAGTAAATCGTCACCCCGAAGGGATCGTAATAAACTGCTTCGTTCGACTTGCATGTGTTAAGCACGCCGCCAGCGTTCATCCTGAGCCAGGATCAAACTCTCATGTTATAATCATGACTTTTTGCGAGCTTTCGCGAAGCAAAAAGTTATGCAAGTAGCGAACTCGTTCGCTACAATAAGTTTAATTCCGAATCAGTATAAAACTGACTTGTTTACTATAAAGGTTTCGTTTCATTAAGAAACTTAAATGAATTTCAAGGATACATGTTTCAAAAACTTGTATTAATTCAAGGTTTGTTTCACTGTTCAGTTATCAATCTTCGTTTATTTGTTTTGCTCTGTGTGACTTGCTGTCCCTCAGTGCTCGATTATAATAACATCCTAAACCCATGGTGTCAACAAAAAAACTGTGATTTTTTAAAGTAAATCTATTCTTCAAAAATCTCTAATTTGTTTGAATTGTGCTAATTCTTTCGACAATTGGTTTTTAATCCTCAAAAAACAATGCCATACCTCTAACGAGATATGGCATCAACTGCTTCTTTGATATTAGAAACACCAACAATATCTATTCCTTTTATAGATTTGACTGAAGGTAAATTAGATGCTGGAATTATTGCTTTATTGAAACCAAGCTTTTTAGCTTCTGTAACACGCTGCTCTGCCATAGAAACAGAACGCACTTCACCTGTAAGTCCTATCTCGCCAAACACAATCACGCCAGGATCAACAGCTATATCCTTTTCGCTAGTATAGATTGCCAATGCTATTGCCAAATCAACAGCGGGCTCATTAATGCGGATTCCGCCAGCGATATTTACATATATATCAGAACGTCCGAGGAAGATACCACAAGATTTATTTGCTTTTACATCTCTCATCCTTTCAAGAACTGCAACTAAAAGGTTTACGCGATTGTAATCACAGCCTGTGGCCATTCTACGTGGAATTTCAAACGCTGTCTTGCTAACCAGAGACTGAATCTCCACAAGAATTGGGCGAGTTCCCTCCATTGAGCAGGTTACAATAGACCCGGTTGCATTGTCAGGACGACCGTCCAACATTACAGAAGAAGGATTCTTAACCTGTTCAAGTCCAGTATCACGCATTTCAAAAACACCAATTTCGTTTGTGGAGCCAAATCTATTCTTTACACCTCTAAGGATCCTATAGGAAGCATGTCTGTCACCTTCAAAATAAAGTACCGTATCAACCATGTGTTCAAGTACTCTAGGACCAGCCACTGTTCCCTCTTTTGTTACATGTCCAACAATAAATACCGCAATCCCAATTCCTTTGGCGATTTCCATCAATACGCCCGTTGATTCCCTCACCTGAGAAACTGAGCCTGGCGCAGAGCCTACAGTCTCATTATACATTGTTTGAATAGAATCTATTATGAGAACAGTTGGCTTTTCTCGTTCAACTACAGCCTTTATTGTATCAAGATTTGTTTCACAGAATAAATCCAATTTATCGTTAAAGGTCCCTATTCTGTCTGCACGAATTTTAATTTGTTGGAGAGATTCCTCGCCTGAAACATACATGACATTGGTACCTGCATTGCAAAGTTTCTGACAAGTCTGCAATAGTAATGTAGATTTTCCAATACCTGGATCTCCACCCACAAGAACCATTGAACCTGGAACGATTCCACCGCCTAAAACTCTGTCAAATTCCTCAATATTTGTGGAAATCCTCATCTCATTTGACGTAGTGACATCTATAAGCTTCGTCGGTTTCACGTCAGAGACCTTAGCTCTTGTTTTAACTGTTGCTTTATCAACAACCTCTTCTACAAGAGTATTCCATGCGCCACAGGCAGGACACTGGCCTGACCATTTTGAAGTTTCGTTACCGCAATTCTGACAGAAAAAAACAGAAATATTTTTTTTAGCCATTCTTTCTCCTTACAAAAAATCTCCCCATCCGATAATGGATGGGAAGATTGATTAAATAATTTTATTGTTCTATTAAATTCTTTTGACCTGTACGTCAACAGCAACCCCTGGGTCTAATTCAACTGATAAATTCAGCTTTCCGCCAAGGTTTGTCTTCATTTGACTAGTTGCGGAGCCCCCAACAGTAATGGCATACTCGGTCTCCGGCTCAAGCTCTAGGGTAATCATTGCATCTTCCTTACCTTCTACGGTAAAGGAAACCAAATCAGCTGAGCAAGCGAACTTCTCAACTGCCGTACCTGGAACAGATTCATATACGAACATTCCATTTCGTTCAAGCTTGGTAATATCAGCAAATGTCTTTACCTTGTACAAATCCCCTTCATGCTTGTAGTCCTCTAGCTTCTTCTTGTCAGCTAATGTGTAATCCCCAAAGCTGATGCTTCCATCTGCTTCACTGCGAATCAACTCGCTAATTACAGCCATTCTCATTCCTCCTATGTACTGCCTGTTTGCAGATTGTCTTAGACAAATTATAGCAAACGAATTTGGTTTTAACAATAAATGGGAGCAAATAAAATTAGCATTTTTCAAAAACTACAGCATCATTTTTAACCTTAGCTTTGACTGTATCAGAGGATTTAATCTTGCCGGCAAGAATCTCCTCTGCCATAACATCTTCCAATGCTGTCTGTATTTTTCTACGAATTGGTCGTGCACCATATTTAGGATCGAAAGATTTTTCAACAATCCATGTCTTGACCGTAGCAGGAATAGTAACAGTAATATCCATCTGCTCCTTGCAGCGTTCAACAAACTGTTTAACCTGAAGACCTGCAATTTCCTTCATATCATCTTTGTTCAGAGCTCTAAATACTATAGTCTCATCGATTCGGTTAAGGAACTCTGGTTTAAATATTCGCTTCACCTCTTCCATAACACCATTCTTCATGAACTCGTAGTCCTTGCTTGCATCTTCCTTTGATGCAAATCCAAGTTTTTTAGGCTCTATGATTGCCTGCGCTCCGGCATTGGATGTCATGATGATAATAGTGTTCTTGAAGTCGACCTTGCGGCCCTGAGAATCTGTAACATGTCCATCATCAAGAATCTGAAGAAGAACATTGAATACATCTGGATGCGCCTTCTCAATCTCGTCAAAAAGAATAACTGAATACGGATTTCTTCTAACCTTTTCAGAAAGCTGACCACCTTCCTCATAACCAACATAACCTGGAGGTGAACCTATCATCTTTGACACTGAGTGTTTCTCCATGTATTCACTCATATCTACACGAATCATGGCATTTTCCGTGCCAAAAACTGCCTCAGCCAAAGCCTTTGAAATCTCAGTTTTACCTACACCTGTAGGACCCAAGAACAAGAATGAACCAATAGGTCTTCCCTTTTCCTTAAGTCCAACACGTCCACGTCTAACGGCACGAGCAACAGCTGAAACAGCTTCCTCCTGACCAATTACACGCTTATGTAATATGCTTTCAATCTTTCTAAGACGAACAGACTCTTGTTCAGTCAACTTAGTAACTGGAATCTTTGTCCAAAGAGCAACAACTGCTGCTACATCATTTTCTGTGAGAACGGCAGGTTTTGTCTTGCGCTTTCTTGAAAGCTTTTTGTCATCTGCTTCTTTCTTTGCAATGAGCTCATCTTTTTCCTTTTTAAGAGAGCTGGCAAGAGCAATATCTCCAGAAATGATTGCTTCCTCCATCTCCACTGCAAGCTCATCTATTCTTGAAGATAAGGTATCGTCCTTTGTGTTATTCTTTACAAAAGTAAGCTTGAGCGATGCAGCTGCCTCATCCATCAAATCGATAGCTTTATCAGGGAGAAAACGATCTGCAATATATCTTTCAGAAAGATTTACACAAGCCTCTACCGCATCGTCTGGTATTGTTACACCGTGATGCTCCTCATATAAATGACGAACACCCTTTAAAATTTCGATAGTTTCCTCTGTGCTAGGCTCCTCTACCATAACCGGTTGGAAACGGCGCTCAAGAGCAGCGTCCTTCTCCACATATTTACGATATTCTGTTATGGTTGTCGCACCAAGGATTTGTATTTCACCTCTAGCCATGGCAGGTTTGAGAATATTGGAAGCATCAATAGCTCCCTCGGCTCCACCAGCACCAATAAGTGTATGGATTTCATCTATGAAAAGAAGGATATTCCCTTCCTCAATCACCTCTGCAATAACTCGCTTGATGCGCTCCTCAAACTCTCCGCGATACTTCGAACCGGCAACCATACCAGACAAATCAAGAGATAAAACTCTAATCCCCATCACTGAATCAGGCACATTGCCCTCGACTATTCGCTGAGCAAGCCCCTCAACAATTGCTGTCTTTCCAACACCTGGCTCGCCAATAAGACAAGGATTATTCTTGCCGCGTCGAGATAAAATCTGAATTACACGCTGTATTTCTGAGTCACGCCCTACAATAGGATCAAGCTCTCCATCCTCAGCCATAGCTGTAAGATCTCTGGAAAACTGTTCGAGGTAAGAAGTCTCATTTCGCTTGCGGCCACTGTTCATAGCCTGCATTTCTTCCTTATAAACTGCACCCTCTGCGCCCATTCCAGCAACCAATTCTGAAAAGAGCTTGTGAGGATTTACATCAAGTGAATTAAGAAGTCTCGCGCCAGAGCAATCCTGCATACGAATCATTGCAAGAAGCAGGTGCTCAGTTCCTATAGTTTTAGAATTGCATTTGTCTGCCTCTTCGGCAGCATGGTCAAGAAGTTGCTCCATCTTTGGAGTGTAACCATCCCTCTCACGAATAACAACATCTCCACCTGGTGAAATAAGCTCCTCCACCAACTTCAATAATGCATCCCTGTTAACTCCATTAGAGTTCAAAACTTTGGCAGCAAGAGAATTCTCCTGCTCGATAATAGAGATAAGGAGGTGCTCAGTTCCAACATAACTGTGATTTAAAGATTTAGAAAGTTTGGATGCACCTGTTATAGCTCGCTTTGCCTGTTTTGAATATTCCATTCTCGTCTCCTTTTAGGTTTAAAGATCATTAAGATCCATCATTTTTAAGCTCGAAGTTCTACGAGCATTGTAATTTGAAATTGGTTCACGTGATGAGATGGCTGGCTCATCATATTCATCCTCGTACTCTTCTTCGTACTCCTCTTCCTCGTCGAATTCTTCGTCGTATTCATCATCCTCTTCATCATAATAATCGTCATTTTTTGAAGAACCTTTAAATACAATTGAACGAGGAACCTTCTTTGAAGAAGATCTTACTGGAGCTTTAGCGAAAATATCACCATCAAAATCGTCTCTGTCACGTGATCTGACAAGTGAATTAATGATAATAAAAACAAGGACTACGCAAAGAACAATAAGTCCCATGATTACCTTGCGGTAAATGTCAAGCTTCTTAACATAAACATCCACATTATCATTAGATGTAGCAGTCTCATCATCTACTTCACTAGAAGATGCAGTAGTTGTAGCACTAAGAAGACTCTCGTCCAGGCGTGAAACTGTACCATTTGCACTGTCATATACAAACCAGCCAGAATCGCCTGATTTGTTAGTTCCATAAACATAATAGAAGGAGCCATCAAGTGTATAAGCTGATGCTGTGCCACCTGTTACTTCAAGAGTTGTAGCCTGAAATGCAGATGAAGGTGCTGAATCAGATGAAGAAATAATAACAAAATCATCACTTCCGCTAAGTAAAAGAAAATCAGAAACTGTGCCCGCCTCAGCATTGTAGAGGTAGAATACACCTGAACCTGCAATATTATCTGCTGGCTTAAGGTACAACAGTGTGATTGAACCATTTGTTGGCTCGCTGTATGTGCTGCTTCCGATTTTTACTGTAGTCTTTGAAAAGCCTGAAGGCATTTCAGAATCTGAATATCTTTCAGAAACAACATAAGAAACGCCATTAATATCAAATCCACCATTTGAATTGAGAGTACCGATGCTACCTGCAGTAGGTACACTAGCCTCTGATGTTTCAGTTGGTTCCTCTGCTGGAGCCTCTTCAACTTCAACTGGTGCTTCGTCTACAGTTGTCTCCTGAGTAGTCTCAGCTGGCTTTTCCTGAGCAGCTGGCTCTGCTGGTGCACTTCCGCCAATTGCAAGAGTTGTACTACTTCCTGAACAGCTTGATGACGAAACAATTATAGATGCTGTACCTGCAGAAGTGGCCGAAAATACGATATCTCCATTTTTGCCAGAGAAAGAAACTGTGTTTCCAGAAGCACTATAACCGGAAACATTACAACTAGAAAATGTAAGCATGCTTGAGGTGTACTTCACAGTGATAGTACCAGACTCTGACGCAGTAACTGAAATTGTGACAGAGTCCCCTACAGCAGGTGCATTCTTAGACACAGAAATCATAGTGGTACCCTGTGCAAAAGCCACAAGATTTAATGCAAATACAAAAGCGCACACGGCGATTACATTCATAGTTCGTTTAAACAGTTTCTTCATAACAAATTACCTTCCATTTCTCAAAAGAGGCGATAACACAAGAGATTGCTATAATCCCCTACTTATCACACTATATATAGATAATTTAATTATAGATAAACCCCTATACATAGTCAACAATTTCGGCAAAGAAGGAATAGCCAAATACCACCTGATAAACCCGAATAGGAACCCACTATTCCAGTAATATGGGATGAAACATCGATATTAAAAACATATAAAATGAAGAAAATAATTCCCATGGCAAATAATAATGCCAAAGTTCCAAATGAGATAATTAATTCTTTATCCAGCTTCTTTTTCATAAAAAATACCTCCGCTTCTACATTTCTTATGAATGTAGTATAGCGGAGGTAAGTGTGTCTAATTATGGACAGCCTATACTGCTAAGAAGAACTTAATGAGGAAGAGAACAGAAATTACATATGTAAGTGCTGAAACTTCCTTTGCCTTTCCTGTGAAAACCTTGATGAATGTGTATGAAATCATTGCAAGACCGATACCATGTCCGATTGAACCAGATATTGGCATAGCAATAAGCATGATTGTAACAGGTACACAAACTGTAAGATCATCAAAGTTAACCTTCTTAAGACCAGTCATCATAAGTACACCAACATAGATAAGAGCTGCTGATGTAGCTGCTGCTGGAATGATTGCTGCGATTGGTGCAAGGAAGATGCAAAGGAAGAATGCAATACCACATGTAAGTGATGTAAGACCTGTGCGTCCGCCTGCCTCAACACCTGAAGCTGACTCGATGAAAGTTGTAACTGTAGAAGTACCTGTGCAAGCACCAAACATTGTTCCAACTGAATCTGAAAGAAGTGCTTCCTTCATGTTTGGCATGTTACCTTCACGGTCTACCATACCTGCACGTGATGCTGTACCAACAAGTGTACCAATTGTATCGAACATATCGATGATGCAGAAAGTAATAACAAGTGTAACTGCTGTGAACCAGCCCATCTGAGCAAGACCAGCGAAGTTGAACTTGAAGAGTGTTGTAGCTGCCATGTCACCAAATGCTGGAACAAATGAAGCTGTCTCAAGTGAAGCAAATGGATTCTGTCCAAGGAATACAGCATCGCAAATCCAATAAAGAACTGAAGCTACGAGCATACCTGTGATAACAGCACCCTTGAAGCCCTTTGTTGCAAGTACAACGATAACAAAAAGTCCAACAAACATTGTAACAGCTGAAAGAACCATTACTGGATAAGCGTCTGTCATCATTTCCTTAGCGTGTGAAGCTGTAAGTGCTCCAAAGAAATCTCTCATTACATAGAACTGATTGTAGTTAGAATCTGCAATGTAAACATTTGAACCAAAGCCGATGTTAAGAAGCATAAGGCCAATTGCAGGTGAAATACCAAGACGAATTCCAAGTGGAATAGCATCTACAATCTTCTCACGAACATTAAGAAGTGAAAGGATGAAGAATACAATACCTTCGATAAGGATGATGCAAAGCATAGCCTGGAAAGACTGTACATAATCCATTGATGTAGCTGCTACAAGGTTGCCAATAACGATTGCCATGAATGAGTTAAGACCCATACCTGGAGCAAGACAGAAAGGCTTGTTAGCAAGTAATGCCATTACAAGCATTGCAACTGCTGATGAAAGACAAGTTGCAAGGAATACACCATTCCAAAGCTGTGCTCCACCAGCTCCATAGTTTGTAAGGATGTTTGGATTCAAGGCAATGATATAAGCCATTGTCATGAATGTGGTAAGACCGGCTAAAATCTCAGTCTTTACTGTAGTGTTGTTAGCACTGAGTTTGAATCTTTTTTCTAACATATTTTCTCTCCTTATATATGAAAATTTATTGATTCCTAGTTCAAGCTCGCCTTAATAAAAGCTGAGAATAATGGATGTGGCTTGTTTGGACGGCTCTTGAATTCTGGATGGAACTGAACACCCACGTGGAACTTGTTTGTAGAAACTTCCACTGCCTCAACAACCTCATCATTAGGTGATGTACCAGAAATAGTAAGTCCCTTTTCAGTCATAATATCTCTGTACGAATTGTTAAACTCAAATCTATGTCTATGACGCTCTGAAATATTTTCTGCGCCGTATGCTTCATAAAGCTTTGTACCAGTACGAACTGCACATGGATAAGCACCAAGTCTCATTGTTCCGCCCTTTCTAAGAACAGCCATCTGCTCTTCCATAAGGTCGATTACGCAGTTCTTGCCTGTGCTATTGAACTCACGAGAGTTTGCATCTGTAAGTCCGCAAACATTTCTGGCAAACTCGATAGCAGCAACCTGCATACCAAGGCAGATACCAAGATAAGGAATGTCGTTTTCACGAGCAAACTGACAAGCAGCAATCTTTCCTTCTACACCTCTGTCGCCGAAACCACCTGGAACTAAAATACCATCGCACATTCCAAGCTTTTCCTTAACATTGTCTTTTGTGATTTCTTCTGAATCAACCCATTCAACTTCAACGTGAGCATTGTTAGCATAGCCACCGTGGTAAAGAGCTTCACGAACTGAAAGATATGCATCGTGAAGAGCAACATACTTTCCAACGATAGCAATTTTAGTTGTCTTCTTAAGACCCTTGATAGTCTTAACCATCTTCTCCCACTCATCAATCTTAGGAGTGCGGTTTTCAAGACCAAGCTCACGGCAAACAACATCATCAAGGCCATACTTATGCATCATAAGTGGAGCCTCGTATAAGCAATCAAGAGTATCATTCTCAATTACGCAGTCCTTCTTAACATTACAGAAAAGAGAAATCTTATCCTTGATAGACTGCTCAAGTGGATGATCTACACGACAAACGATAATATTTGGAGCGATACCAAGTGACTGAAGCTCCTTAACAGAGTGCTGTGTAGGCTTTGACTTGTGCTCTTCTGAGCCAGAA contains:
- the radA gene encoding DNA repair protein RadA, whose translation is MAKKNISVFFCQNCGNETSKWSGQCPACGAWNTLVEEVVDKATVKTRAKVSDVKPTKLIDVTTSNEMRISTNIEEFDRVLGGGIVPGSMVLVGGDPGIGKSTLLLQTCQKLCNAGTNVMYVSGEESLQQIKIRADRIGTFNDKLDLFCETNLDTIKAVVEREKPTVLIIDSIQTMYNETVGSAPGSVSQVRESTGVLMEIAKGIGIAVFIVGHVTKEGTVAGPRVLEHMVDTVLYFEGDRHASYRILRGVKNRFGSTNEIGVFEMRDTGLEQVKNPSSVMLDGRPDNATGSIVTCSMEGTRPILVEIQSLVSKTAFEIPRRMATGCDYNRVNLLVAVLERMRDVKANKSCGIFLGRSDIYVNIAGGIRINEPAVDLAIALAIYTSEKDIAVDPGVIVFGEIGLTGEVRSVSMAEQRVTEAKKLGFNKAIIPASNLPSVKSIKGIDIVGVSNIKEAVDAISR
- a CDS encoding endosialidase, producing the protein MAVISELIRSEADGSISFGDYTLADKKKLEDYKHEGDLYKVKTFADITKLERNGMFVYESVPGTAVEKFACSADLVSFTVEGKEDAMITLELEPETEYAITVGGSATSQMKTNLGGKLNLSVELDPGVAVDVQVKRI
- a CDS encoding ATP-dependent Clp protease ATP-binding subunit; protein product: MEYSKQAKRAITGASKLSKSLNHSYVGTEHLLISIIEQENSLAAKVLNSNGVNRDALLKLVEELISPGGDVVIRERDGYTPKMEQLLDHAAEEADKCNSKTIGTEHLLLAMIRMQDCSGARLLNSLDVNPHKLFSELVAGMGAEGAVYKEEMQAMNSGRKRNETSYLEQFSRDLTAMAEDGELDPIVGRDSEIQRVIQILSRRGKNNPCLIGEPGVGKTAIVEGLAQRIVEGNVPDSVMGIRVLSLDLSGMVAGSKYRGEFEERIKRVIAEVIEEGNILLFIDEIHTLIGAGGAEGAIDASNILKPAMARGEIQILGATTITEYRKYVEKDAALERRFQPVMVEEPSTEETIEILKGVRHLYEEHHGVTIPDDAVEACVNLSERYIADRFLPDKAIDLMDEAAASLKLTFVKNNTKDDTLSSRIDELAVEMEEAIISGDIALASSLKKEKDELIAKKEADDKKLSRKRKTKPAVLTENDVAAVVALWTKIPVTKLTEQESVRLRKIESILHKRVIGQEEAVSAVARAVRRGRVGLKEKGRPIGSFLFLGPTGVGKTEISKALAEAVFGTENAMIRVDMSEYMEKHSVSKMIGSPPGYVGYEEGGQLSEKVRRNPYSVILFDEIEKAHPDVFNVLLQILDDGHVTDSQGRKVDFKNTIIIMTSNAGAQAIIEPKKLGFASKEDASKDYEFMKNGVMEEVKRIFKPEFLNRIDETIVFRALNKDDMKEIAGLQVKQFVERCKEQMDITVTIPATVKTWIVEKSFDPKYGARPIRRKIQTALEDVMAEEILAGKIKSSDTVKAKVKNDAVVFEKC
- a CDS encoding NCS2 family permease, producing MLEKRFKLSANNTTVKTEILAGLTTFMTMAYIIALNPNILTNYGAGGAQLWNGVFLATCLSSAVAMLVMALLANKPFCLAPGMGLNSFMAIVIGNLVAATSMDYVQSFQAMLCIILIEGIVFFILSLLNVREKIVDAIPLGIRLGISPAIGLMLLNIGFGSNVYIADSNYNQFYVMRDFFGALTASHAKEMMTDAYPVMVLSAVTMFVGLFVIVVLATKGFKGAVITGMLVASVLYWICDAVFLGQNPFASLETASFVPAFGDMAATTLFKFNFAGLAQMGWFTAVTLVITFCIIDMFDTIGTLVGTASRAGMVDREGNMPNMKEALLSDSVGTMFGACTGTSTVTTFIESASGVEAGGRTGLTSLTCGIAFFLCIFLAPIAAIIPAAATSAALIYVGVLMMTGLKKVNFDDLTVCVPVTIMLIAMPISGSIGHGIGLAMISYTFIKVFTGKAKEVSALTYVISVLFLIKFFLAV
- a CDS encoding CTP synthase, which produces MTKHVFVTGGVVSGLGKGITAASLGRLLKMRGYKVASQKLDPYMNVDPGTMSPYQHGEVFVTDDGAETDLDLGHYERFIDESLNKYSNLTSGRVYWNVLNRERKGEYLGQTVQVIPHITEEIKRFIYMGAETSDCDVLITEIGGTTGDIESQPFLEAIRQVSLEKGRENCLFIHVTLVPWLSGSEEHKSKPTQHSVKELQSLGIAPNIIVCRVDHPLEQSIKDKISLFCNVKKDCVIENDTLDCLYEAPLMMHKYGLDDVVCRELGLENRTPKIDEWEKMVKTIKGLKKTTKIAIVGKYVALHDAYLSVREALYHGGYANNAHVEVEWVDSEEITKDNVKEKLGMCDGILVPGGFGDRGVEGKIAACQFARENDIPYLGICLGMQVAAIEFARNVCGLTDANSREFNSTGKNCVIDLMEEQMAVLRKGGTMRLGAYPCAVRTGTKLYEAYGAENISERHRHRFEFNNSYRDIMTEKGLTISGTSPNDEVVEAVEVSTNKFHVGVQFHPEFKSRPNKPHPLFSAFIKASLN